One Nocardioides luti DNA window includes the following coding sequences:
- a CDS encoding DedA family protein — translation MTALPALDPLLLGITWMDPAWLLDQFGGAFIWVSLAIVFVECGLFFPFLPGDTLLFALGLFIAGEQITVLGVGTPLIELVIAVVLLTGAAFLGNVVGYEIGRKIGPPLYERNGKILKRKYFDMTDSFFDKHGNKALVIGRFVPFVRTYITVVAGVTQMERRKFFTWSAVGAVAWVISIVFLGYFLGATFPAIGENIDYAMIAILAFTVIPLVYEGWKHRGHDDDETASAEA, via the coding sequence GTGACCGCGCTGCCCGCCCTGGACCCTCTCCTGCTCGGCATCACCTGGATGGACCCCGCGTGGCTCCTCGACCAGTTCGGCGGCGCCTTCATCTGGGTCAGCCTCGCGATCGTCTTCGTCGAGTGCGGGCTGTTCTTCCCGTTCCTGCCCGGTGACACGCTGCTGTTCGCCCTCGGCCTCTTCATCGCCGGCGAGCAGATCACCGTGCTGGGCGTGGGCACGCCCCTCATCGAGCTGGTGATCGCGGTGGTGCTGCTGACCGGCGCGGCCTTCCTCGGGAACGTCGTCGGCTACGAGATCGGGCGCAAGATCGGGCCACCGCTCTACGAGCGGAACGGCAAGATCCTCAAGCGCAAGTACTTCGACATGACCGACTCGTTCTTCGACAAGCACGGCAACAAGGCCCTGGTCATCGGCCGCTTCGTGCCGTTCGTGCGGACCTACATCACCGTCGTCGCCGGCGTCACCCAGATGGAGCGGCGCAAGTTCTTCACGTGGAGCGCCGTCGGCGCCGTCGCGTGGGTGATCAGCATCGTGTTCCTGGGCTACTTCCTCGGCGCGACCTTCCCCGCGATCGGCGAGAACATCGACTACGCCATGATCGCGATCCTGGCCTTCACGGTGATCCCGCTCGTCTACGAGGGCTGGAAGCACCGCGGCCACGACGACGACGAGACCGCCTCCGCCGAGGCCTGA
- a CDS encoding septum formation family protein gives MRVSRPATVLASLAAVLATTVALLGVVPGTTATAATTSSAASARQDGPGYQQPRVGACRTITYAQGAAVSNSTRPISCRRSHTVRTVAVPRLPAGVDWDASDEKLGRVVTRACQPAVDRVLGRTARVRDLSAYSWFWFKPTRAQREHGARWLRCDLTLRAGTHVLELRRDRRPVLGGLPHADRVARCLTSDVVTTSCARTHVWRATGTFVKKGGYDTAALDRAGLRRCPGKTSGERFRWTYRSETAWKLGDHVIVCYTRTRS, from the coding sequence ATGCGTGTGTCCCGTCCCGCCACCGTCCTGGCCAGCCTGGCCGCCGTCCTGGCCACCACGGTCGCCCTGCTCGGCGTCGTGCCCGGCACCACGGCCACGGCCGCGACGACCAGCAGCGCGGCGAGCGCCCGGCAGGACGGGCCCGGCTACCAGCAGCCCCGGGTCGGGGCGTGCCGCACGATCACCTACGCCCAGGGTGCCGCCGTCTCCAACTCCACCCGCCCGATCAGCTGCCGTCGCTCCCACACCGTGCGGACCGTCGCGGTGCCCCGGCTGCCCGCCGGCGTGGACTGGGACGCCTCGGACGAGAAGCTGGGCCGGGTCGTGACCCGCGCCTGCCAGCCCGCGGTCGACCGGGTGCTCGGCCGCACGGCCCGGGTCCGCGACCTGTCGGCGTACAGCTGGTTCTGGTTCAAGCCCACCCGCGCCCAGCGTGAGCACGGTGCCCGCTGGCTCCGCTGTGACCTCACCCTGCGGGCCGGGACGCACGTGCTCGAGCTGCGGCGCGACCGGCGCCCGGTGCTCGGCGGGCTGCCGCACGCCGACCGGGTGGCGCGCTGCCTGACCAGCGACGTCGTGACCACCAGCTGCGCCCGCACGCACGTGTGGCGCGCGACCGGCACCTTCGTCAAGAAGGGGGGCTACGACACCGCCGCCCTCGACCGTGCCGGCCTGCGCCGCTGCCCCGGGAAGACCTCGGGCGAGCGCTTCCGCTGGACCTACCGGAGCGAGACGGCCTGGAAGCTCGGCGACCACGTGATCGTCTGCTACACGCGCACCCGCAGCTGA
- a CDS encoding pyridoxal phosphate-dependent aminotransferase, protein MLASRLQGIAPTVFSQMSALAARTGSVNLGQGFPDVDGPPDVIARAVAALESGQNQYAPGTGVPALRQAVARHQRRHYGLDLDPDAQVCVTTGATEAVAAALLGLVNPGDEVVVLEPYYDSYVAMIQMAGGVRRPVTLRAPDFRLDVDELRAAVTPRTRFVLLNSPHNPTGTVLTREELTAVAEVAVEHDLVVITDEVYEHLTFDDHEHVPLATLPGMFERTLTLSSAGKSYSFTGWKVGWATGPADLVGAVLAAKQWLTFTSGSPLQPAVAHALDEEPDWPAALARDLQARRDLLCAGLADVGLDVRVPEGTYFATSDISSLGWEDGLSFCLALPERAGVVAIPSQVFHDDPTGAGPGGQLVRWAFCKEPGVIRDGLARLASADLHA, encoded by the coding sequence ATGCTGGCCTCCCGCCTCCAGGGCATCGCCCCCACCGTCTTCTCGCAGATGTCGGCGCTGGCCGCGCGCACCGGGTCGGTCAACCTCGGCCAGGGCTTCCCGGACGTCGACGGCCCGCCGGACGTGATCGCGCGCGCCGTGGCCGCCCTCGAGTCGGGGCAGAACCAGTACGCCCCCGGCACCGGCGTACCCGCCCTCCGGCAGGCGGTCGCCCGGCACCAGCGGCGCCACTACGGGCTCGACCTGGACCCGGACGCGCAGGTCTGCGTGACCACGGGCGCGACCGAGGCGGTGGCCGCGGCCCTGCTCGGGCTGGTGAACCCCGGCGACGAGGTCGTGGTGCTGGAGCCGTACTACGACTCCTACGTCGCGATGATCCAGATGGCCGGCGGCGTACGCCGTCCCGTCACGCTGCGGGCGCCCGACTTCCGCCTCGACGTCGACGAGCTGCGCGCCGCGGTCACGCCGCGCACCCGCTTCGTGCTGCTGAACTCCCCGCACAACCCGACCGGCACGGTCCTGACCCGCGAGGAGCTGACCGCGGTCGCCGAGGTGGCGGTCGAGCACGACCTGGTCGTCATCACCGACGAGGTCTACGAGCACCTGACCTTCGACGACCACGAGCACGTGCCGCTGGCGACGCTGCCGGGGATGTTCGAGCGGACCCTCACCCTGTCCAGCGCCGGCAAGTCCTACTCGTTCACGGGCTGGAAGGTCGGCTGGGCGACCGGGCCGGCCGACCTGGTCGGCGCGGTGCTGGCCGCCAAGCAGTGGCTCACCTTCACCTCCGGCTCGCCGCTGCAGCCGGCGGTCGCGCACGCCCTCGACGAGGAGCCGGACTGGCCGGCGGCGCTGGCCCGCGACCTGCAGGCCCGTCGCGACCTGCTGTGCGCGGGTCTCGCCGACGTCGGGCTCGACGTCCGCGTCCCCGAGGGCACCTACTTCGCCACTTCCGACATCTCCTCGCTGGGCTGGGAGGACGGCCTGAGCTTCTGCCTCGCCCTGCCCGAGCGTGCCGGCGTCGTGGCCATCCCCTCGCAGGTCTTCCACGACGACCCCACCGGCGCGGGGCCGGGCGGCCAGCTGGTGCGCTGGGCGTTCTGCAAGGAGCCCGGGGTGATCCGGGACGGCCTGGCCCGCCTCGCGAGCGCGGACCTGCACGCCTGA
- the pyrE gene encoding orotate phosphoribosyltransferase has translation MTSDATLAADIDAICRLTGEFTLRSGQVATEYFDKYLFEAQPQLLTRVAAQMLPLLPQDTELLGGLELGGIPIATMVSSHTGTPALFVRKKAKEYGTCKLAEGPDVAGRRVTIIEDVITTGGAVRDATNALREAGAIVEVVVCAIDRSPEGSNPLADVGLEVRAVLTKAQLDEVRAQAG, from the coding sequence GTGACCTCCGACGCCACCCTCGCCGCCGACATCGACGCCATCTGCCGCCTGACGGGGGAGTTCACGCTCCGCTCGGGTCAGGTCGCCACGGAGTACTTCGACAAGTACCTCTTCGAGGCGCAGCCGCAGCTGCTCACCCGCGTCGCCGCCCAGATGCTGCCGCTGCTGCCGCAGGACACCGAGCTGCTCGGCGGGCTCGAGCTCGGTGGCATCCCGATCGCGACCATGGTCAGCAGCCACACGGGGACGCCGGCGCTCTTCGTGCGCAAGAAGGCCAAGGAGTACGGCACCTGCAAGCTGGCCGAGGGCCCGGACGTGGCCGGTCGGCGGGTGACGATCATCGAGGACGTCATCACGACCGGCGGTGCGGTGCGCGACGCGACGAACGCGCTGCGCGAGGCGGGCGCGATCGTCGAGGTCGTCGTGTGCGCGATCGACCGCAGCCCCGAGGGGTCGAACCCGCTCGCGGACGTCGGCCTCGAGGTCCGGGCGGTGCTGACGAAGGCGCAGCTCGACGAGGTGCGCGCCCAGGCCGGCTGA
- a CDS encoding TrmH family RNA methyltransferase, translating into MPHGPAEVGVGPWEGPWPQGGEYDAQLLAEGDRRNVVDRYRYWSVEAIVADLDTRRHDFHVAIENWQHDFNIGTIVRSANAFLAAEVHIVGNRRWNRRGAMVTDRYQHVRHHPTAADLAAYLHDAEGGPVALLGIDNLPGSRHLETMEVPRRVCFLFGQEGPGLSEGAREACDGTFSIAQFGSTRSINASAAAAIAMHAWVRAHADLSADDAWRG; encoded by the coding sequence ATGCCGCACGGTCCCGCCGAGGTCGGCGTGGGGCCGTGGGAGGGCCCGTGGCCGCAGGGTGGGGAGTACGACGCGCAGCTGCTCGCCGAGGGCGACCGCCGCAACGTGGTCGACCGCTACCGCTACTGGTCCGTCGAGGCGATCGTCGCGGACCTCGACACCCGGCGCCACGACTTCCACGTGGCCATCGAGAACTGGCAGCACGACTTCAACATCGGCACGATCGTGCGCTCGGCCAACGCGTTCCTGGCCGCCGAGGTGCACATCGTGGGCAACCGGCGCTGGAACCGGCGCGGCGCGATGGTCACCGATCGCTACCAGCACGTCCGGCACCACCCGACGGCGGCCGACCTGGCGGCGTACCTCCACGACGCCGAGGGCGGTCCGGTCGCGCTGCTGGGCATCGACAACCTCCCCGGGTCGCGACACCTCGAGACGATGGAGGTGCCGCGCCGGGTCTGCTTCCTCTTCGGGCAGGAGGGGCCGGGGCTGTCGGAGGGCGCCCGCGAGGCCTGCGACGGCACCTTCTCGATCGCGCAGTTCGGCTCGACCCGCTCGATCAACGCCTCGGCCGCGGCCGCCATCGCGATGCACGCCTGGGTCCGGGCGCACGCCGACCTGTCGGCCGACGACGCCTGGCGGGGCTGA
- a CDS encoding SigE family RNA polymerase sigma factor — MTRPSRDEAYTAFVAARRTHLRRIAYAVCGDWHQADDLLQTALVKLYVAWPRIRRDGREEAYVRQIIVRAHIDETRRPHRRESVGLGDRDPAASTGPSYEDRSALFDALQALPLQQRKVVVLRHWLGLSVREAAAELAISEGTVKSHSSRGLAALETVLADSEPGRGTRG, encoded by the coding sequence GTGACCCGCCCCTCTCGGGACGAGGCCTACACCGCGTTCGTCGCGGCCCGGCGCACCCACCTGCGGCGGATCGCGTACGCCGTGTGCGGCGACTGGCACCAGGCCGACGACCTCCTGCAGACCGCGCTGGTCAAGCTCTACGTCGCGTGGCCGCGGATCCGCCGGGACGGCCGCGAGGAGGCCTACGTCCGGCAGATCATCGTGCGCGCCCACATCGACGAGACCCGCCGCCCGCACCGCCGCGAGAGCGTCGGGCTGGGCGACCGGGACCCGGCCGCGAGCACCGGGCCGTCGTACGAGGACCGCTCGGCGCTCTTCGACGCCCTCCAGGCGCTGCCGCTCCAGCAGCGCAAGGTGGTCGTGCTCCGGCACTGGCTCGGGCTGTCGGTGCGCGAGGCGGCCGCCGAGCTCGCCATCAGCGAGGGCACGGTCAAGAGCCACAGCTCCCGCGGGCTCGCGGCCCTCGAGACCGTGCTCGCCGACTCCGAGCCGGGCCGCGGGACACGCGGCTGA
- the fbaA gene encoding class II fructose-bisphosphate aldolase — MPIATPEIYAEMLDTAKKNAFAFPAINVSSSQTLNAALKGFADAGSDGIIQVSTGGAEYLSGPSVKNMVTGSVAFAAYAAEVAKGYGVNIALHTDHCPKDKLDGFVRPLIDISAERVARGEAPLFQSHMWDGSAVPLDENLEIAQELLAKCAAAHIILEVEIGVVGGEEDGVANEINDQLYTTPEDALATVEALGLGDAGRYMAALTFGNVHGVYKPGNVKLRPEILKTAQEAVVAKLGLESGSKPFDLVFHGGSGSTAQEISDAVDFGVVKMNVDTDTQYAFTRPVVAHMFENYDGVLKVDGEVGNKKAYDPRAWGKAGEAGMAARVVEACENLRSAGKSVSS, encoded by the coding sequence ATGCCCATCGCCACCCCCGAGATCTACGCCGAGATGCTCGACACGGCCAAGAAGAACGCCTTCGCGTTCCCGGCCATCAACGTGTCGTCCTCGCAGACCCTCAACGCCGCCCTCAAGGGCTTCGCCGACGCCGGCTCGGACGGCATCATCCAGGTCTCGACGGGGGGCGCGGAGTACCTCTCCGGGCCGTCGGTCAAGAACATGGTCACCGGCTCGGTCGCGTTCGCGGCGTACGCCGCCGAGGTGGCCAAGGGGTACGGCGTGAACATCGCGCTGCACACCGACCACTGCCCCAAGGACAAGCTCGACGGCTTCGTCCGGCCCCTCATCGACATCTCCGCCGAGCGGGTCGCCCGCGGCGAGGCGCCGCTGTTCCAGTCGCACATGTGGGACGGCTCGGCCGTGCCGCTCGACGAGAACCTCGAGATCGCCCAGGAGCTGCTCGCCAAGTGCGCCGCGGCCCACATCATCCTCGAGGTCGAGATCGGCGTCGTCGGTGGCGAGGAGGACGGCGTCGCGAACGAGATCAACGACCAGCTCTACACGACCCCCGAGGACGCCCTCGCGACCGTCGAGGCCCTCGGTCTCGGGGACGCCGGTCGCTACATGGCGGCGCTGACCTTCGGCAACGTGCACGGCGTCTACAAGCCCGGCAACGTGAAGCTGCGCCCGGAGATCCTCAAGACCGCCCAGGAGGCCGTGGTCGCCAAGCTCGGCCTCGAGTCCGGCTCGAAGCCCTTCGACCTGGTCTTCCACGGTGGCTCGGGCTCGACCGCGCAGGAGATCAGCGACGCGGTCGACTTCGGCGTCGTGAAGATGAACGTCGACACCGACACGCAGTACGCCTTCACCCGGCCGGTCGTGGCACACATGTTCGAGAACTACGACGGCGTCCTCAAGGTCGACGGCGAGGTCGGCAACAAGAAGGCCTACGACCCGCGTGCCTGGGGCAAGGCCGGCGAGGCCGGGATGGCCGCGCGCGTCGTCGAGGCCTGCGAGAACCTCCGCTCGGCCGGCAAGTCCGTCTCCTCCTGA
- the clpB gene encoding ATP-dependent chaperone ClpB, with the protein MNQFGADKFTTRSREVIEAAQVSATTAGNTATEPIHLLVALLRQADGTARTLVTKAGVDADALTAQAETVLAALPKASGATVQQPGASPSLTRVLAGALDLARGLKDDYVATEHLLIAIAGTESSAQKVLTGAGLSEQGLREGLTAVRGNRRVTSQDAESTYEALEKYSVDLTQAAEDGRLDPVIGRDAEIRRVVQVLSRRTKNNPVLIGEPGVGKTAVVEGLAQRVVAGDVPDSLKGRRVLSLDLAAMVAGAKYRGEFEERLKAVLEEIKDAGGRVITFIDELHTVVGAGAGGDSAMDAGNMLKPMLARGELHMIGATTLDEYRERIEKDPALERRFQQVFVGEPSVEDTIQILRGIQEKYEAHHGVRITDAALVAAATLSDRYITGRQLPDKAIDLIDEASSRLRMEIESSPEEIDQLRRQVDRLKMEEFALAKESDDASVERLAVLRADLADREEELRALDARWEQEKASLEGEGELRRQLDQLRVEMERLEREGDLEKASEIRYGRIPALQTQIERAAEAESQATERLVGEEVGAEQIADVVEAWTGIPTGRMLQGETAKLLEMEAVVGERLIGQHAAVNAVSDAVRRSRAGISDPNRPTGSFLFLGPTGTGKTELARALADFLFDDERAMVRIDMSEYSEKHAVSRLVGAPPGYVGYDEGGQLTEAVRRRPYSVVLLDEVEKAHPEVFDILLQVLDDGRLTDGQGRTVDFRNTLLILTSNLGSAYLVDPTLDPEKKRESVLSVVRSSFKPEFLNRLDEIVLFDALTRDELAKIVDLQLALLEQRLAVRRITIEVSADARAWLAETGFDPAYGARPLRRLIQTAIGDPLARLLIAGEVVDGGTVRVERGEDGLALTAAAKG; encoded by the coding sequence ATGAACCAGTTCGGGGCCGACAAGTTCACCACCCGGAGCCGCGAGGTCATCGAGGCCGCGCAGGTCTCCGCCACCACCGCCGGTAACACCGCCACCGAGCCGATCCACCTCCTCGTCGCCCTGCTCCGCCAGGCCGACGGCACCGCCCGCACCCTCGTGACGAAGGCCGGCGTGGACGCCGACGCCCTCACCGCGCAGGCCGAGACGGTCCTGGCCGCCCTGCCGAAGGCGAGCGGCGCCACCGTCCAGCAGCCCGGCGCCTCCCCGTCGCTGACCCGGGTGCTCGCGGGTGCCCTCGACCTGGCGCGGGGGCTCAAGGACGACTACGTCGCGACCGAGCACCTGCTGATCGCGATCGCGGGCACCGAGAGCTCCGCCCAGAAGGTCCTGACCGGGGCCGGCCTCAGCGAGCAGGGCCTGCGCGAGGGCCTGACCGCCGTCCGCGGCAACCGCCGGGTCACCAGCCAGGACGCGGAGTCGACGTACGAAGCCCTGGAGAAGTACTCCGTCGACCTCACCCAGGCGGCCGAGGACGGCCGCCTCGACCCCGTCATCGGCCGCGACGCCGAGATCCGCCGGGTCGTGCAGGTGCTCAGCCGGCGTACCAAGAACAACCCCGTCCTCATCGGCGAGCCCGGCGTCGGCAAGACGGCCGTCGTCGAGGGGCTCGCCCAGCGCGTGGTCGCCGGCGACGTCCCCGACTCCCTCAAGGGCCGCCGGGTGCTGAGCCTCGACCTGGCCGCGATGGTGGCCGGCGCGAAGTACCGCGGCGAGTTCGAGGAGCGGCTCAAGGCCGTCCTCGAGGAGATCAAGGACGCCGGCGGGCGGGTCATCACCTTCATCGACGAGCTGCACACCGTCGTCGGCGCGGGCGCCGGGGGCGACTCCGCGATGGACGCCGGCAACATGCTCAAGCCGATGCTGGCGCGCGGCGAGCTGCACATGATCGGCGCGACCACGCTCGACGAGTACCGCGAGCGGATCGAGAAGGACCCGGCCCTCGAGCGCCGCTTCCAGCAGGTCTTCGTCGGCGAGCCCAGCGTCGAGGACACCATCCAGATCCTGCGCGGCATCCAGGAGAAGTACGAAGCCCACCACGGCGTCCGGATCACCGACGCCGCGCTGGTGGCGGCCGCGACGCTGTCCGACCGCTACATCACCGGCCGCCAGCTGCCAGACAAGGCGATCGACCTCATCGACGAGGCGTCCTCGCGGCTGCGGATGGAGATCGAGTCCTCCCCGGAGGAGATCGACCAGCTCCGGCGCCAGGTGGACCGGCTCAAGATGGAGGAGTTCGCGCTCGCCAAGGAGAGCGACGACGCGTCCGTCGAGCGGCTGGCCGTGCTGCGCGCCGACCTCGCCGACCGCGAGGAGGAGCTGCGCGCCCTCGACGCCCGCTGGGAGCAGGAGAAGGCCTCCCTTGAGGGCGAGGGCGAGCTGCGCCGCCAGCTCGACCAGCTGCGCGTGGAGATGGAGCGCCTCGAGCGCGAGGGCGACCTCGAGAAGGCCAGCGAGATCCGCTACGGCCGGATCCCGGCGCTGCAGACCCAGATCGAGCGGGCCGCCGAGGCCGAGAGCCAGGCCACCGAGCGGCTGGTCGGCGAGGAGGTCGGCGCCGAGCAGATCGCGGACGTCGTCGAGGCGTGGACCGGCATCCCCACCGGCCGGATGCTGCAGGGCGAGACCGCCAAGCTGCTCGAGATGGAGGCCGTCGTCGGCGAGCGGCTGATCGGCCAGCACGCCGCGGTCAACGCGGTGTCCGACGCCGTACGCCGCTCCCGCGCCGGCATCAGCGACCCGAACCGGCCGACCGGCTCGTTCCTCTTCCTCGGCCCCACCGGCACCGGCAAGACCGAGCTGGCCCGCGCGCTGGCGGACTTCCTCTTCGACGACGAGCGGGCGATGGTCCGCATCGACATGAGCGAGTACTCCGAGAAGCACGCGGTCTCCCGCCTGGTCGGGGCGCCTCCGGGCTACGTCGGGTACGACGAGGGCGGCCAGCTCACCGAGGCGGTCCGCCGCCGTCCGTACTCCGTCGTGCTCCTCGACGAGGTCGAGAAGGCGCACCCCGAGGTCTTCGACATCCTGCTGCAGGTCCTCGACGACGGTCGGCTGACCGACGGGCAGGGCCGCACCGTCGACTTCCGCAACACCCTGCTGATCCTCACCAGCAACCTCGGCTCGGCCTACCTCGTCGACCCGACGCTGGACCCCGAGAAGAAGCGTGAGTCGGTGCTGTCGGTGGTGCGCTCGTCGTTCAAGCCCGAGTTCCTCAACCGGCTCGACGAGATCGTGCTGTTCGACGCGCTGACCCGCGACGAGCTCGCGAAGATCGTCGACCTGCAGCTGGCGCTGCTGGAGCAGCGGCTGGCGGTCCGCCGGATCACGATCGAGGTCAGCGCGGACGCGCGGGCCTGGCTCGCCGAGACCGGCTTCGACCCGGCGTACGGCGCCCGGCCGCTGCGCCGGCTGATCCAGACGGCCATCGGCGACCCGCTCGCGCGGCTGCTGATCGCCGGCGAGGTCGTCGACGGGGGCACGGTGCGCGTGGAGCGCGGCGAGGACGGGCTGGCGCTGACGGCCGCCGCCAAGGGCTGA
- a CDS encoding ATP-binding response regulator, producing MSAAPKPQPNRVVIVDDTEDLRDLLRLALSRGGFEVIAEAGDGREAIEVVRTHRPDVILLDLAMPVMDGLEALPSLRRLCPAAKIIVLSGFGATQMSARAMAVGADGYVQKGASLTSILAYVRDVTSGVARPPRPLSVVPPPETDADLPSVAAHIAEGSTAGATAPHAADSPTRPAPAPASSDSRVQSSPASIASRVSSWEALGMAPYGILELADEPLFRIVYANAMAQRLLGHPSAAGTPLGLVSPALASLVSYHRLDSDASFEIELDGGNVRATLRRTGWSVMVYLDSTADDVGMLRRAIATTAHEIRGPVAVINGIAETLGWSAADMDDEQRNRLMSSVARQARMLDSITADLLTAAQIQRGTLRIDMQPVDPRALVQNLIADRYDVELVVEDGRQVRADPLRLEQMLSNLLANAHKYGRAPFTVRLRPQGSHLAIDVVDEGDGVPPEFRDQLFREYARATGTVATGTGLGLYVVRTLAEAQSGSVAFTPNEAGGSVFTIVLNAC from the coding sequence ATGAGCGCCGCCCCCAAGCCCCAGCCCAACCGGGTCGTGATCGTCGACGACACCGAGGACCTGCGCGACCTGCTCCGCCTGGCCCTGTCCCGGGGCGGCTTCGAGGTCATCGCCGAGGCCGGCGACGGCCGCGAGGCGATCGAGGTCGTCCGCACCCACCGCCCCGACGTGATCCTGCTCGACCTGGCGATGCCGGTCATGGACGGCCTCGAGGCACTGCCCTCGCTGCGCCGGCTCTGCCCGGCCGCCAAGATCATCGTGCTCTCCGGCTTCGGCGCCACCCAGATGTCGGCGCGGGCGATGGCCGTCGGCGCGGACGGCTACGTCCAGAAGGGCGCCTCGCTCACCTCGATCCTGGCCTACGTGCGCGACGTGACCTCCGGCGTGGCCCGACCCCCGCGCCCGCTGTCGGTCGTCCCGCCGCCGGAGACCGACGCCGACCTGCCCTCCGTGGCCGCCCACATCGCCGAGGGCTCGACGGCCGGCGCCACGGCCCCGCACGCCGCGGACAGCCCCACCCGTCCGGCCCCCGCCCCGGCCTCCTCCGACAGCCGGGTGCAGTCGTCGCCGGCGTCCATCGCCTCGCGGGTCTCCTCCTGGGAGGCGCTCGGGATGGCGCCGTACGGCATCCTCGAGCTCGCCGACGAGCCGCTCTTCCGGATCGTCTACGCCAACGCGATGGCCCAGCGGCTGCTCGGGCACCCGTCGGCGGCCGGCACCCCGCTCGGCCTGGTCTCCCCCGCGCTCGCGAGCCTGGTGTCCTACCACCGCCTCGACTCCGACGCGTCCTTCGAGATCGAGCTCGACGGCGGCAACGTGCGCGCCACGCTGCGCCGCACGGGCTGGTCGGTGATGGTCTACCTCGACTCGACCGCCGACGACGTCGGGATGCTCCGGCGCGCGATCGCGACCACCGCGCACGAGATCCGCGGCCCGGTCGCGGTCATCAACGGCATCGCCGAGACGCTCGGGTGGTCGGCCGCCGACATGGACGACGAGCAGCGCAACCGGCTGATGTCGTCGGTCGCCCGGCAGGCCCGGATGCTCGACAGCATCACCGCGGACCTGCTCACCGCCGCCCAGATCCAGCGCGGCACGCTGCGCATCGACATGCAGCCGGTCGACCCGCGCGCGCTCGTCCAGAACCTCATCGCGGACAGGTACGACGTGGAGCTGGTCGTCGAGGACGGCCGGCAGGTCCGCGCCGACCCCCTGCGCCTGGAGCAGATGCTGTCGAACCTGCTCGCCAACGCCCACAAGTACGGCCGCGCGCCGTTCACCGTCCGCCTCCGCCCGCAGGGCAGCCACCTGGCCATCGACGTCGTGGACGAGGGCGACGGCGTGCCGCCGGAGTTCCGCGACCAGCTGTTCCGCGAGTACGCCCGCGCCACCGGCACGGTCGCGACCGGCACCGGGCTGGGGCTCTACGTCGTGCGCACGCTGGCCGAGGCGCAGAGCGGCAGCGTCGCCTTCACGCCGAACGAGGCGGGCGGCTCCGTCTTCACGATCGTCCTCAACGCCTGCTGA
- a CDS encoding DUF2867 domain-containing protein — protein sequence MRRRTSLHSSGRRSDVDLAADRAWPVVASGQDRPQWYVDAAPFVFRGAVDRLVGGEGRRWRPPGTPVLSTGDTAGFWRVVEADHGARRLVLEADLRSPGSVLLHTEVTPLGETRCRVTQRVSFAPRGLLGTAYLLADLPAREAVIELVHRRLLTDLERR from the coding sequence ATGCGCCGCCGGACCAGCCTCCACTCCTCGGGACGCCGCAGCGACGTCGACCTCGCCGCGGACCGCGCCTGGCCGGTCGTCGCGTCCGGCCAGGACCGCCCGCAGTGGTACGTCGACGCCGCGCCCTTCGTCTTCCGCGGTGCCGTCGACCGCCTGGTCGGCGGGGAGGGTCGCCGCTGGCGGCCGCCGGGCACGCCGGTGCTCTCGACCGGCGACACGGCCGGCTTCTGGCGGGTGGTCGAGGCCGACCACGGCGCCCGGCGCCTCGTGCTCGAGGCGGACCTCCGCTCCCCCGGCTCCGTCCTGCTGCACACCGAGGTCACCCCGCTCGGCGAGACGCGGTGCCGGGTCACCCAGCGGGTGTCGTTCGCGCCGCGGGGCCTGCTCGGGACGGCGTACCTCCTCGCCGACCTGCCCGCCCGCGAGGCCGTCATCGAGCTCGTGCACCGACGGCTGCTCACCGACCTCGAGCGGCGCTGA